GTAGTACGCCTGGCAAGCTCTTACTCGGTCCGTAATACATTTGTGACTGCTCCCGCTAGGGAGTGGAGGTGCCTGGGTCTCTATTCTTGGTATTAATGAGGTCCCCCGGTGCTTAGCTTGGGAGCGCGGAGTCTGAAACCGTAGCCCTGTCGTAGACTCGGGGCTTAAGGAACTCAGAGGAcgtggggatggggaaggggctTTCTCCCCAGCTCGGTCTAGACGATGGAGAGGCTACAAGGCTGGGTGGGAGGTCGACTTTTCTGCCTTCCAAAAACCTATACCTGCTCCTTGTAGAACTTGTAGAATCTGATTTGTAACCTCAAGAATCTTCGAGATGAAGAATCTTCCTTCCTCCAGACAGGACAAGAGCACCTTTGGTGAAATTTTGGTGAGAGAAATCCTGGCGAGGGGCGCGCAGTGCAGTTAGCTTCCTCTCTTCCTACTGAGTTTGGGGTTTTGGAGACTTAGTCTTACTGTCCTTGCCTGGTCTGAAGCAATCCTGCCTGCCTAGCTAGGATGAAGGGCCTGCACCCCAGCCTGAGCCCCTCAGTGTCTGCACCTGTGACCCCTGACAGTGCAGCTGAAAACCACCATAGACCAGATCAGGCCCACAGCAGCGGGAAGTGACTTTCCCAATGTCAATCAAGTGGTGATTAACATTAGGAGTTCACCTGGGCCCTAGTGCGCTGTGCGGTCAGGACTGGAGCCCCTCCTAGCAAGCTGATCTTGAGTTACATGTGTTAACACTATATTGTGATTAAAGTTCGGTGCCCAGCTTTAATCtttgcacttgggaggctgaggcaggtggatctcttagttCAAAGGCCAGCCAGCTCTAGGTAGTTCCAGAACAATCAGACACACAGACtctttcttgggggtggggggagaggttagattctcctccctcctccctcctcccttccctggtTTCTCTAAAAGTCAAGGTAATGTCAAAAGTCTGTAGTAAATTGACtgtaggacagtggttctcaacctgtggggttgGGACCCCTCAGCGGTTACATATCAGCTGTCCTGAATGTCACCTATTTACAATTCACAACCCTAGTAATGCTAATTATAATGTACAAACAAAACTAATGTTctggttggagtcaccacaacgTTAGGAACGGTACTAAAgggttgaagcattaggaaggtggagaaccactgttcCAGGTCTAGAAGGTTCTACCATGCTCCGTGCCTAAAGGGCTCAAAGCAGCTGGCCATGCCTCCACACCTGCGTGGCTGCAGGGGCGATACAGACGTGATGgctttgacctttgacctttctAGCCTTCCAACTTCTTCAGTCGGTATTTGTCCATCATGGAACGGCTGCCAGAGGAGCTCCACAGGTGAGGGTTCTCTCAGGGCCCCCAAAGCCAGCCATGCAGCCTGGCTTCCAATGAagtgtttgggtttgtttgttttaaagattttacttatttattttacgtatgtgggtacactgtccctgtcttcagacacaccagaaggagggcatcggatctccattacagatggttgtgagccaccgtgtggttactgggaattgaactcaggacctctggcagagcagtcagttctcttaaccactgagccgtctccagCCCTTGGGTTTGTTTTTAAGCCAGGTGTTTTTTGTAGTGGtgcaggctgagacaggaggatgacaagTCCTAAGTCACCAAACCTGTCTTCAAATGATTGctggctgggagatggctcaggggcaaGAAAGGCCTAGCACATGCAAAGCCTGGGTCAGTCTTAAGAGTTTGGGTGCCAGCTTCCCCTCCATTGATAGATAGGTGGCTCATCGTCTTGGGGTTCCTGCCCTTAGGGTTGACGcaggggctttttaaaagaagGATGTTCAATTTCTCTCCCTCACTCAGCATCTTCTCTGAGATGGTGGTCCACCTAGCCAACATCACCGCCCTGGTGAGTCCTCCCTGCGGCAGCCAAGGGTGGCATCTGGTAGGGGGCATTGGAGGCTGTCTTCAAGTTCAGGCCCTGGGGCAAAGGCACAGCCTGTGCAAAAGTCCTGGGGCAGGAGGGAACCTGGCTGGTTGGGGATGGGCAGCAGGAAAAAGCTCTATTTGTCAGctagggagaggcaggcagggccCTGAGGGCTGCAAGAAAATTAAACTTGGTTTTTCattaatatagatagatagatagatacagtaAGTATTGAAAAGTTAAGATAAACAGAGCaaagtggcacacacctgtcatcctggcactggggaggtggaggtgggagggtcatccttggctatagtaagttcaaggccagcccaggctacgtGGGACTCTTGTCTCTGAAGAAGACCTTTGCTCAGAGTGGCTCCTTGTTGAGACCTACCTCTCCCTGCTGTGCGGTTTCAGGTGTCCATTAGAAACAGTCATCTCTAGATCATCACACACAGGTGAACTGGGGACTGGAGCTAGACGCATGTCCCCTGgcaggacagaggcaggaagggaatGGGAACCATGTCAGCCTCTGGCAAGACGTGGTCTTTGATTCAAAGGAAGTGGGAGCGGCAGAGCAATGGGGACAAAGTCAGGGAGGGCCTTGATTGAAGGTCCCCACATCTTAGCTGTGGAGTGTCCTTCCTGCCTGGCATTCAGGTGCCCTGAAGGTTCCTGGGTAGGAGAGAGACACAGGAAAGGGCCACCAGTCCTGTGCATGACTGGAAGACAGGCCTGTGAAGGGCACCTGGCTCTCCCcgcaccccaccccctgcccaagCCAAGGCACGTGTGTCCCCATCCGACTTTTCCCCCTGCCACCTGGCCCCTTTCTCAAGGGCACTGGCAGGAAGGAGGCACTGCCTGGGGCCAGATGTCACTGGCAGGGAGCCAGcttagcgggggggggggggggggggcggcggcaAGGGGGGAGTGGGCGGCAGAGGGACAGGAAGCCACCAGGACCCAGTTGCTCATTCAGCTGCCCCACCCACCAGTGAAGACTGGGGACTTGAAGGAGGGAGGCAGTGGGCACGCTCGAGGGGCCCAGGGTGGGACCCAAGAACTCCAGGCACACTGGAGTCCCAGTAAACTACacattaatatatgtgtgtgtgggggggggaaatTTGGAGGGCTCTCCTGGGCTTTGTGCAGCCCCAGGCTGGCACTGCCCTGGGATCCATCATCCCCTCCCTGAAGCCAGAACCTTGGGCCTTCCAGCCCCTTCCCAGGGGCTTTCCCTCCATCTCAGGTGCTCCCCTCTCTATTCTGGGTGCTCTCAAAAAGCTCCcagggatgggggggtggggctaATGAAAAACCAGACCCTGGCTGCTGATGCTGTTTGAgtccctgggcctcagtttcctttgtGAAAAATTCTTTGTGGGCCTTTctggggatgggggcagggctCGGCTGCATCCACGCCCTTAATGGTggtattattgtttttcttttttctgaagtttttttgagacgggatctcaaattcagtatgtagccaaggatgaccctgaactcctgatcctcctgcctcagtctttgaaGGGAAGGGTGAacgggtgtgcaccaccatgcttggatgtgtatggtgtggtttgtgtgtttgtacgGAGTGAAGAGCTTGCCAAGGGCCAAGCTTTGGCACAGGCGCCCCTTCCCCACGTCTGTGCCTTCAACAAGGCTGGATCCTAATTCGTTCTAGGTGGAAAACTTCTTCCAGGTGATGATCACCAGGACCCAGCAAGGCGTCCTGGAGACGAGCAAGGTGAGTATTGGTTGGGACTGGAGGGAACAGGTACCACCAGTTGGCCATGTCACGTGTCTCATCCACGGGCTCTGTCCAGACCACCCAGAACTCAgttaagaaagaagacaaagaggcCCCAGAGTCTGCAGCCCCccccaagttcaaagccaccccAGGGCCTCAAGTGTCCACCAGACGTCGGTTCCTCTCAGAGGTCGATGAGGCCCAGGATCCGCAGCCTGTCTGGGACAAGGAGCCCCAGTTCTGGCAAGATTTCCTGACCCAGGAACTCTGGAAAATTTTCATGGACAGCTGCCAAAAGAACCAACAGGAGCACAGGGGTGAGGGTTTCTCACAGGTGAGAGGGACCTCCCAGGCACaagcctttctctccctctcccttcctctccccaacccctgcctGCTGTCATGGCAACAGAAGCTGCTGGAATTGGTGAGTACCCTTGACTGGAACCCCCAAGGATTTACCCCATAGTGTTCTCTCAGTACCCTCCTTCCTCACCTCTCCACTCTGACCTCTCAGGAGATTCCCCGTGGCAGACAGGAACCCCCAAGAGTCTGCTAGGTCCCCCCTCTCGGTGACATGTCCCTCATCTGACCCAATTCTGTCTCCCAGAAAAGCAAAGACTCTAAACCGAAACCTCGGCCCAGGCACAGAAACAGCCTGAGTGACTCTGGTAGGAGGGGCGGGGCCCTCGGAGGGGCGGGGCCCTCGGAGGGGTGGGGTCATAGTTCCTGGGTTGCCCCTGAATCCTGTCTTCACACAGCTGACCCCATCCTGAGCAAGTCCCCCTCAGGCCTGCTAGGTGATTACCAAGGAGATATCAGTCAGCCCCAATCTGAGACCCAGGTGAGTGGGAGACCTAGATGGATGCAGACATGGAGGGGAGGTCACAAGCCAGCAGGGTCAGCTTCTTTCTTTGTACCGCAGGAATCTTCTAGAAGAGCTGATACATTTCTGAAGCCCTTGTGAGTATCTGTTCTATTGGCCTCTGCAGGAAGCAAGCAGGGTTACCTCACCCTTGCCTCCCACCCCTGCGTCCCTGTCCCTCTTCCATGTCCTTAACTGGTGGTGGAGGGTGGAGGAGCTGGTGAGAGGGTTCAACAGGCAAAGGTGTTTGCTACCAAGCCTAGGCCTGAGCTGGATCCCTGGAACGTACATGGTTGGAagtgagaactgactcccacaggttaTCCTGCTTCCTCTCCAACCCCCCACGATCCCCCAGTTAATGAGTAAATATGAGAACAGCTTTTAAAGGGTTGAAGAGGGAACGTCTCCCTTAAGTCTCAGCCTAGATTCTCGGAGTCTTGTGGTTGGAGAGCAGTGACTTGGAAGGGGGCTAGGACCTGGGCTACTCGGGCAAATCATTTTAGAGTAGGGGAGCATGTGTGGCTACGCAAGAACTGAAGAATGGGGTGGGAGCCTGACTCCTAACACTCCAGAGGTGgtggcaggaggattaggaatcCATAGAGCACAGGCCAACCTGGActaagatcctgtcttgaaaacttcACTCTGTGTCCCATATCCCCAGGTCCTGGGACTCTGAAGTCTCAGAGAGCAGCTGGAAGAGACCTGGCACATCACTCATGCAAGTGGAGAGGTTCACGGGCCCCCAAGCGCTGCATAAGGTGCGTGTGCTGAGACACCAGGAGCTGCTGTTGGCGACAGCCATAAACTCCTTCACACAACACATCTTCACCTGCAGCCCTAGTGGCATCAAAGTGTGGAGTCTCATGAACCAGGTGGCTGAGGACAGACACCCCGAAAGCCACTTGCGATGCAGTGACCAGGTGACGGGACAGGGACAGTGCTGGGGATGGGAAGTGCTGGAAGAGCCTCGGGTGATCCTCGCTCATGGGGACGGTCCTCTGCAGGCCAACAAGGCGTACCTGCGCACCTGCGTGCTGTCCTCCAACAGCAGAACCTTGTTCGCTGGTGGGTACAACTTACCCGGTGTGATCGTGTGGGACCTGGCAGCCTCGTCCCTGTATGAGAAGTACCAGCTGCCTTGCAAGGGCCTGTCCTGCCAGGCGCTGGCCAGCACAAAAGAAGACACGGCCATTGCAGGCTTCTCAGATGGCACGGTCAGGATATGGGACCTACGGACTCGGGGAATAATCAGGTGCAGACACAGAGACAGCAGCATGGAGAGCTGAGGATGCAAGTCCTGAGGTCTTTTCTTGCCCAAAGCCCCC
Above is a window of Arvicanthis niloticus isolate mArvNil1 chromosome 22, mArvNil1.pat.X, whole genome shotgun sequence DNA encoding:
- the Tle6 gene encoding transducin-like enhancer protein 6, with the protein product MKNLPSSRQDKSTFGEILPSNFFSRYLSIMERLPEELHSIFSEMVVHLANITALVENFFQVMITRTQQGVLETSKTTQNSVKKEDKEAPESAAPPKFKATPGPQVSTRRRFLSEVDEAQDPQPVWDKEPQFWQDFLTQELWKIFMDSCQKNQQEHRGEGFSQKSKDSKPKPRPRHRNSLSDSADPILSKSPSGLLGDYQGDISQPQSETQESSRRADTFLKPLSWDSEVSESSWKRPGTSLMQVERFTGPQALHKVRVLRHQELLLATAINSFTQHIFTCSPSGIKVWSLMNQVAEDRHPESHLRCSDQANKAYLRTCVLSSNSRTLFAGGYNLPGVIVWDLAASSLYEKYQLPCKGLSCQALASTKEDTAIAGFSDGTVRIWDLRTRGIIRDLKGPDSSAKNLVVRDGSVWTGGLDACLRRWDLRMAKVSMEYSFQSQIMSLSHSPTEDWLLLGLADGQQCLFSSEGSQMLTAGTKNKTILDLKFSPDGQWWASVGLDSLVTLHSMPAGAKLFQVPEAAPVRCLDMTENGRLLVTGSGDCASVYHIKY